In Lactuca sativa cultivar Salinas chromosome 5, Lsat_Salinas_v11, whole genome shotgun sequence, the DNA window TGATAACTTCTCGCAAGGATTGTGGAAGCTTTGATACGTCTCCCATGATAGAAAGCCGGATATTCTCCCTGTTCGATCAAGCAAATGATCAACGTAATTCAATCACAGTTCTCTTTTAAAATTGGATAATGGTCGAACAATAACATGTTGTAATCAATAGAAATTTACCTCTCCATATAAGcaatttcatcttttattttatcTCCAATCAGACCCATGATGAGATCAACTTCAGTCTACCAGCAACCAATCGCACAAATATTAAACCCAGAAAATAACTTATGAAACTGGAATTAATCTAATATCAATATCACACATACTTTGGGTCTTAACCAGTTATCAGATGAGAAGGCGAAGACGGTGAGAACCTGGATTCCCCACTTACGACAGAGATCAACCACCAACTTCAAGGCTCTGGCACCCGCCAAGTAACCGGCCTGAGGCATCAATCTTTGAGATCGAGCCCATCTTCTGTTTCCATCCATGATGATTGCCACATGATTCGGCATTAACTCGCGATGAAGCCCCTCTGGAGTAACTACCGATTCCTCAGGCCATGTGTTTCCACCGCTACAGGCAAATTGATCTTTGATGGATACATGAAAAGAAGGTTTGTTGGTTGATAGAGAGAAGCGCTTTGGAAAATAAGAGCAAGGAATGGGTGAGTAGAGGGAAAAAGATAGCATTATGAAAGATCGATTATGGTGATGATGATTGGAAGAAGATGAAGTAATAATCCGACACGAGGTATTTCGGATGATTGCCAAAATAATTACATTTGAGTAGATATATAGTCACACTCTTGAAGCCTCTCTTATATTATGGATGAAAAAAAAAGAATCAAAGATAATCACAAAGaaaatgtgatatatatatatatatatatatatatatatatatatatatatatatatatatatatatatatatatatatatatatatatatatatatatatatatatatatatatatatatatatatattataccttTAAAGGTATATAAGCTTACGTACCCAAACACACtataatacgtcgttttgtttaatatatttattataatgtgTGTAAACTTCAACTCTTAACTTGATTaactttcaagattttcgaaatttcactaATATCTTTCTCTTATATCATATCTTTTTGCCGAATACTTATTAGGctatatatattgtagttgaaaatgaaaattacgtAAGAGGAAGATTTATGTGTAATTTATAAtaatcttggaagtaaatcaagtttgaagttaaattataagaacattgaacaattagaatgtattatatgatacaaaacgacgtagtatggtgagtttgggtacctaagcttatatacccttaagggtatattcacttttccatatatatatatatatatatatatatatatatatatatatatatatatatatatatatatatatatatatatatatatatatatatatatatatactaccttgattataaaagaaaataatattatttccatTAATAGATtcattataataatattatttttttaagacgttcaaatctTTAAGCCTAAAATACAATCagtatgaataaaataatattaaaatataagtcAACGAAacaaatatcttttatattaaaatatgatCATATCTTTCCTTATTTTTAGACTTTTAATCCTTGATCGAGTCTTGTTGAATCCATATTAGTCGGATGATAAATTGAATTTACAGGGATTCAGTTTTAGAATCCCGATTTTTCTCGCATTCATGTTCCTGCTATATCTCGACATTTCCATATCATTTGAATAAAAACGAGATCAACATCCTTCTTCCTAAACCACCGGCCACCTTATTAAGTATGTCGTCCGATCTCTATAATGATCTCCGATTTAGGAAAAACTTAAACACGCCTCCTCATTCTCTGCCTACTTCTCCAACAATGAACCACCACAACTAACGAGTGTTTCCTCATCCTTTGTCTACCCAGGGCCGTTCCAAACATATTTTGGGCCCAGGGCGAGAGAAAAAAAATGGGCCCCTAAAatacataaatgtcatcaagTTTTTTATAATAACTCAATAATTGAAAGAAAATTACTTGTGTTATCTTCTAAATATAACCATTTCAATAAAAAATTTGGGCCCTTTTGAAAGATGGGCCTGGACGGTTGCCCCTATCGCCCACCCTCTGGGACGGGCCTGTGTCTACCGCCACCATCACACCACTTACCGCCGGCTTCACTCTCAACAAACACTAACCACACTTATAGCAGAGTGGGTAGGTTACCCTTCTTCTATACCAGTTGCCGCTTCACCATTCTCCTCCACCAATAACTCCATTAATCCCCACCACATGCCGGTGCTCCCTTATCCTCTTTACTTTTCTTCTATGTGATTGAAATATACAGTTTGGAATATGGGAATTTCttttttattctagggtttttgtTGGAAGACACCAAAACAATGACCATCATCTAATAACCGCACCTACTCCCTTCTCCCCGGGACTCTCCACGGTAACACATGTATGCTTCGTTTCTCTCTTCTTCACCCTATTCTTTTcgatttattgtttgattttcaaTTCCTAATATCTCTTTTCACATAATCAAATTTTTTACTTAATTTTTGTTGTTACAGGGTTTTGATTTTATGTAATGgattaaaaatcacaatttcaaaATTCATCAGCTAAAAGGAAAGCGGTTTTCGTTAATATCCATCTTCATATTCTGATCCTGACTTACTTTTTCTCTCGATTTGGTTATCATTTTTTACtagaaaaaatatgtttttttggtTGATTTTCTTACTCTTCCTATGCAGAAGACGATAACAACAAGATAAGAAGGCTCTATCAAACGTTTTCAAGGTATCAACAAGTAAAAGGTAACGTCACTACTTTTGTGGTTTGTAGACTTGGCCTCGAGCCCTTACTGCATCTTCTTTCCAGTTTTTTTTTAGAATAAAATGTTAAATGAATGAAGCATACATATAGAATTTGCTTTCCCTATGTGCCCTGAACCCCGTTTGTAGTCACCAGGTTTAAAAGTGACCTACATTCTATGTATCCATGGCAGCTACATGACCCACCTGGTCACCTCTTGTTTTTTTTCACTAAACATGATTATCTATTTTATGATATAAGGTGTTGAAGACATCGATTGGGCCGTAGAGATGCTCATATCCATTGATTTGAAGGTTGTTAACATCCTGCTTGATTGTGTAAGTCAAGATTATAAAAGTATCTTATGATAATGAATggattaaaaaataattttaatgatTATAAGTAACAAAAGTCTTATCATCTACATTTATCGTTTCCTCAGTAATGAAGTTTTGGGTTGTTAGTTTTTGAAATGGTCCTACAAGAAAATTGAACTTACCAATTATGGTTACCGTAAAAACATTACCTTCGTATTACTTCATGCAAACGTCATAAAGAGTTATAATTTTGGTTCCTGTAGTGTACATTTTTTAGCTTTGTAAGGGCAGAATAGTCATATTTATAGTATTCACATCTATCTTGTTTCATGCATTCATGGTGTCTCATGTTCAAGGCAGTATAATTATCCCAGAACGTGAAGTAGTTATAAGTGCAAAACCATGATTTGGTGGTGGTGTGTGAACTTCACTTTTTCTTTCTCTTTGTTTTATATGGTCACCATTTCTTAACATTGCTTTCCTCTTGTTTTTGTACAGGTGAAGAAGAATATGTGGGTTTTCTTTTCAACTTTTTCACTGTTGTTCTCTGGTAATGTGAAAGGGGCCTCATTTTGCTAATTTTGTGTCTTCGGTGTTTATGTTTACATAACCTTTTGGGCTCTTATCTTCCGATTTTCGGGTGTAAAAAATTATAAATCTTTTTGCTATATTCTTAAAATGATATTGGACTAAGAAAAGAAACATGTATAGTATTATTCTAGAGTCTAAATTTTGTTCTTTGTGATCTGTTTTAGATTTCTTTTTTTAGAAACATAAAGATGAAATTTTCTTTCCTTGATAACTTGTAAATGTTTTCACCCCTTTTTAGGTGCTTTTGGGTGGGTTTATGGTAAATAAACTGAACCTATTTTGGAGTAATAATGGATGGGCGTTGGCATTTAGTTGACATTCCTCATTCAAAAGCATTGATAACTCTTAGAAGAGTGAGATAACTTAGAAGAATGAGATAACTTAGAGACCCATCCACTAATTAACAAATTTgctgtttgtttttctataaaaacctcttcaaaccacttattgctgcgcggcgcagcacacgcgcaacactttccatctcgcagcagtttgttttttggaagacttCAGACTACAAAACATCTGCACGTGTGCTGCGTAGCGCAGCACTTGACTTGCCTCTTTTAacctcttcaactttcattttttctaagtgtttttttaagaatttttgtataactttttttttaattttttttttaaactttgattttcttaaatttttatttacggatgtgacacaatttatttttataatttccacgattttttttaacatgatttttttaattttttttaccgttttattaataatattttcaatttCAGTTGCATCTTTTTTAACATGTATAATTTTTTACGAACTTTGTAGACAATGTTTGCAatactttcttaatttttttattatcttcttttttaatgttttttaaaattagttttttttttctagaataaaactattagcttcttttacattttttaaagtttttttaaaaaaagagttttatatttttgtttttttacatgttctttttactattatttcaatgttttaaaactagaattattaaatttcggtgttgagaactattttcagtttataaaattaatttatttaaatttcagtttactgcagcagtctatagatgttaaaaaacaaacatgcttcttattataggctgcagccgtttgttccacctcttctgctacagaggattgcagaggtggtctgcagacttcatgaattttcgcttctaaaaaacaaacagcacctaagagAATTGAATGTTGTTGCCAATTTGAATTAGGAAACAGATCCTCTTGAACAAATAACTAACTTATTGTTGTTTTATGtgttaatttttaaatttaaaatagaatttgTCACAAAGTCAAAGTTAGAATTTATGTTACAAACCGAAAAATAACTGACTTATTGTTGTTTTATGtgttaatttttaaatttaaaatagaatttgTCACAAAGTCAAAGTTAGAATTTATGTTACAAACCGAAAGGGCGAAAGGAACTAATCACCAGAATGAACTATTCTtccccgccgctttgcgcggctatatatatatatatatatatatatatatatatatatatatatatatatatatatatatatatatatatatatatatatatatatatatatatatatatatatatatatatatatatatatatatatatatatatatatatatatactagtcgttACCCGCGCAAAGCAGCGGACGATGAATATTTTGTTTCCGAAATTAATTATGAGGGTATGCTATTACTGAGTTGAGACATTTGTTTACAAATTTTTATTTCCACTATCAAGGCTTATAGTTTATAGGGAAGGTCAATATGGTTTCTATCCAGTAGTGTATTCGTGCAATGCATCCGCGATAAATAGTTTCTTTCGACAAGTAGTATTGAGACGAGGATTAGTTTACTTTCGACATGTTGTTTTGAGTGATCTAGTTTTAAATGGtaccaaatgtgacatccccaatttcacggccagaaaagaccgatttgtttatgttttgttttataaaatcagagtaattttttaaagaaaacagttgcggaatttgttcccaaaacaaaatatgataaaaattatcaaaacatttctttaaagaaatgtattttcattatataacaaaatctcaggatgtcatgttcaatacagaccaaaagcataaacagaacaaaatagactttacaacatttattcataactactggcctataatccaaaatctatcgtcaagtccaccaacttatactcttgtgccattacctgtaatgcaaaaaaaactgagtgggtcaggcttgggagcctggtgagcatatagggttttcaacccacaataatataattattattttaattatcaaacaatcaattcaaatacccacccccattatctccatttatttcttaaagatttatcctaagaactgattacccttctcccattcattctcccattcattcctaaggattgccctaaggaactggcacaaagtctagtgttgccaaggttcttagattacctttggtgaacacgcaattcacaataattaatgaacacctagttcaagaacacctaatgaacacttagttccaatattacccaatgaacaCCTAGTGCACAAACACTTAATGAATACTTAGTCAAATATCCTTgatgaacactaagttcaaatatctaatgaacacttagttcgaatatccctggtgaccccaatcacctaaggaacacagagaATGAAAGTTCTTAGTTCAAACAACGTGATAATAAAGCATATCTCGATCCTGCGAAACCActaatgttataaacacatataaattatatttctaaaacaatatatcccctctcgtcgatccccacatactgaccctatacaatgatcttacgagatctagcctaagaaGTCGATATGAACCACAAACTGACGAAGTTGCTTCGGAAATACCCTGGCAGCAAacaaggatcaataaagacatcaaatgaggggaatggaataagtttcaccacgaaccttcgttcgtaaaagaaagaaccacaagacattttaagtcaggggtagttatctagataacaatgcctaggcgtggtccgactatcatgagatattatacccccagactctacctatcccagcatcgaactttgcctagcagtggcctgaatacatgaggtatttcacccccatACGCACTCTATCCAGAtatataacaccagacatacctatcAGTGGTCTATTACTGACACACTTTATTAGgtagtctacgaagttcccttaattacttcgtgaaagaaaacgctgacatatgaagctcggtcgatcacttcataaaagaaacgctgactccaaagctctctcaaaataaaagtatgggggaaatactactagagtactcccgtacgctcccgtagccgacacacaaaattgtcaaaaagactttgtacatgataatacttctggcacattatagtactctggtatgcgaaagaatcgtacccgagaacataatagtaccctggcacaagcagcacccaagacgcaaagctttgaaaaagacttcgtacataaaatgtacttctatacgtaggacgtactccatcGATCATCAATCTTGCAAcgcacgtactcttaataagaggctacccaatgtccaaacttaattgaactaaacatccctatttaagttttaacccatcactaggcaagccTACAATGCTTATAATCAATTTTCGATATTAACTCCGTTTAGGCAATGCTAagtagtgtatacttaacacagagttttaagtaataatatcatatattcacatcttaacacatattgaaccataactgattcgcacgttgtatatcatcaaatatatctaacccgtatttcggacaataacaaatactttacatacatatgtatatttcataatTTAGTCAATACACGTATAAAATTCatgttcctaaaagggactatatgcatgataccttatcgtatgaacacataattcaaaaatacataattcaTAATCTcggatctaaaatttacctccttacataatccatattcccggatctaaaactaacctcttgatttgatccatactctcaaatctaaaactaacctcctgacctgatccatacatccagatctaaaacaagtttatctctttaccctTTTATCTCCTGGTCCAACCCAtcttttatcacctaccaacaacctcatctactcatgttctacccaacatatttttagatacaaaatacatatatagtttaactcattaaaacttatataatttatCCATTCCATAATCATCTCGAATAAACAAcgatatattatacacatagcacgtatttcatagcaaatacttaatatttatgcgtaagaagaaagtgactacacactcacttgattagaagatgatcggaccgtactacgacttgtagaagtagtattcttcggtaaactggaagatcttcacacaaaACCAGGCTCCTCGTGggagagcttcggctcgggaatctcacttctcgggatctttgggcttCGGGACTTGATTCGGGTCTTgggatgatactggggcttcggggggttaaaatagggcttagagagggtatcgggagtgggagagaggAGCTGGAGCAACCCAAACTCGGCTGACCCTTGATTTCCATTTATAGGGCCATTTcaggtctcacgtcgtgaattttaagttctcacgtcgtgaattcaatAGTCATCAGGTGTGTCATCGCCACTTGCgtctgtcaggctccagaagtcataaatactgagttcacatcgtgaacactgtattcacgtcgtgaactctgacagttttggggtttcgcgccccgaacttcagaaattcatagctttcgcatacaaactccgttttcgacgttctttatatccgcacgtaggtgagattatgctatacaactctcgtttagactccattggctaattttgaattaaattttaatatattataaatatattacttttatattatttttagtaggtcgggacaggaaagctccgttataaattcataacttcttcatctgacgtccgtttttgcctatctttttatcgtttcactactatcgatgagatcttcggttctcatttagattgtttcggctaaaaatcactcgatctcaaatcgaggattcgggctgcatactgctaagtcgaaactttggaaaaatcataacttcctcatatgaagtcagatttgggcgttatttttatgcacgctcatggtttaacgaactctacaaatttcgtttagattgctaaggctaaatatcaatctaacgtaaattcactttttacgtcattcagcgtcgtgccggttctgtcgtgaaacttcgacaagtcataactccttcgttataactcggatttcagcgttctttatatgcacggaaaccttgtgacatatactacaacttagttaagattattcattctaaataatctttcatcaaaaattcatttttgacacctatcgtctctaaattgactagcctaatctacgggcgttacaccaaACTCTCTTTGAAACAAATGTTAAACATTACAATATACCTGGAAGTTATGTAAGTAAAGGGTATTGCATCTTCATTTATGCCCTTTCCAGTCGAACATTTTACTTGACTTCCCGCGCGAAGCAACAGAGACGATTACTTTCATTCGGCAATTAGTTCTATTCAGggaaatatattatattttatggaACACAAAACAGATACATATTGTTTTCAGTGGGTTTTGCAGCAACGAATTGTTTCTTTTCGTCAGATAGTTTATTTTTAGGATT includes these proteins:
- the LOC111891759 gene encoding dehydrodolichyl diphosphate synthase 2, whose product is MLSFSLYSPIPCSYFPKRFSLSTNKPSFHVSIKDQFACSGGNTWPEESVVTPEGLHRELMPNHVAIIMDGNRRWARSQRLMPQAGYLAGARALKLVVDLCRKWGIQVLTVFAFSSDNWLRPKTEVDLIMGLIGDKIKDEIAYMERENIRLSIMGDVSKLPQSLREVITHAENTTKNNSRLNLVIAVNYSGKYDIVQACQTIALKVKDGVVKSEEINELMIDNEVGMKSMQLPHPDLLIRTSGEVRVSNFYLWQLAYTELYFIQTLWPDFGEDELLRALHVFQERSRRYGA